The following coding sequences lie in one Corynebacterium anserum genomic window:
- a CDS encoding dihydrofolate reductase family protein: MTRRLTATLFYSIDGIAPDPYKFQRDSFDAGLAQFIDESIEHVDDTILGRTSYTEWADYWPIVTDGPDARFAAFINHTRKHIASRHLTQDDLNWENSTLITGDLVEYVRALKETEGRDIAVQGSLSVVRQLVDAGLIDTLTLIIHPAIAGKGRGLFQGALPTRLKLHDVQTTELGNILITYSVVDATKPGNTFRSEE, translated from the coding sequence ATGACTCGTCGTCTCACCGCCACATTGTTCTACTCCATTGACGGCATTGCGCCAGATCCATATAAATTCCAGCGCGATTCCTTCGACGCCGGCCTTGCACAGTTCATCGACGAAAGTATTGAGCACGTCGATGACACCATTCTCGGCCGCACCAGCTACACCGAATGGGCTGATTATTGGCCAATCGTGACCGATGGACCAGACGCGCGCTTCGCCGCATTCATCAACCACACACGCAAACATATTGCGTCGCGACACCTGACTCAGGATGATCTGAACTGGGAGAATTCCACTCTCATCACGGGCGATCTCGTGGAGTATGTACGTGCGCTCAAAGAGACTGAAGGCCGTGACATCGCAGTGCAAGGTTCACTCTCAGTGGTGCGCCAACTAGTTGATGCAGGATTAATCGACACCCTCACGCTGATCATTCATCCCGCAATCGCGGGCAAGGGGCGCGGGTTATTCCAAGGAGCACTGCCGACACGTTTAAAGCTGCACGATGTTCAAACTACCGAACTCGGGAATATTCTCATTACCTATTCGGTGGTCGACGCCACCAAGCCCGGCAACACCTTCCGCTCCGAAGAGTAG